The Burkholderiaceae bacterium genome contains a region encoding:
- a CDS encoding MarR family transcriptional regulator, with translation MLLYVMWQLQACAGSVVVRLCEGEFGITRREWRVLAQLAAHEGVQSSELARHASLDRARTSRALTGLVAKGLVERTPREGDRREVLVHLTAQGRALHAALLPRVAQINRELLSALDEGEVRQLVRFLERLQRQAEAMRADRAP, from the coding sequence ATGCTGCTGTACGTGATGTGGCAGCTGCAGGCCTGCGCGGGCAGCGTGGTGGTGCGCCTGTGCGAGGGCGAGTTCGGCATCACGCGGCGCGAGTGGCGCGTGCTGGCGCAACTGGCCGCGCACGAGGGCGTGCAGTCCTCCGAGCTGGCGCGCCACGCCTCGCTGGACCGCGCCCGCACCTCGCGCGCGCTGACGGGCCTGGTGGCCAAGGGCCTGGTCGAACGCACGCCGCGCGAGGGCGATCGGCGCGAGGTCCTGGTGCACCTGACGGCGCAGGGCCGCGCGCTGCACGCCGCCCTGCTGCCGCGCGTGGCGCAAATCAACCGCGAGCTGCTGTCGGCCCTGGACGAGGGCGAGGTGCGCCAGCTGGTACGGTTTTTGGAGCGCCTGCAGCGGCAGGCCGAGGCGATGCGGGCCGATCGGGCGCCGTAG